The following DNA comes from Mycobacteroides immunogenum.
GGCTGCTATTGCGTCGGGCAGAGTGAACCGACCCGCATAGAGGGCCTTTCCGACAATCGCGCCTTCGACGCCGGCTCCGGTCAGCTCGGCAATGGCGCGCAGATCGTCCAGGCTCGATACCCCGCCCGAAGCGATCACGGGAGCGTTGGCCACCCCAGCGACCTGCGCCAGCAGTTCCAGGTTCGGCCCTGTAAGGGTGCCGTCCTTGGTCACATCGGTGACCACGTAACGTGAACACCCTTGGGCACGCAGACGTTCGAGCACCTCCCAGAGGTCACCCCCGTCACTGACCCAGCCACGGCCGCGTAAACGGTGTGCGCCGTCAACAATTTCGACATCCAGCCCCACTGCCACGCGCTCGCCGTGCCGGGCGATCGCCGAAGCGCACCACTCGGGGTCCTCGAGCGCGGCCGTACCCAGATTCACCCGGGCGCAACCGGTGGCCAGCGCGGCGGTCAACGACTCGTCGTCGCGGATGCCGCCGGAGAGTTCCACCTTGACGTCGAGTTCGCCGACAACCTGGGCGAGCAACTCGCGGTTGGAGCCACGCCCAAACGCCGCATCCAGGTCCACCAGATGTACCCACTCGGCGCCGTCGTTCTGCCACGCCAGCGCCGCGTCCCGCGGTGAGCCGTAGGTGGTTTCGCTGCCCGCCTTGCCTTGCACGAGGCGTACGGCCTGACCGTCGGCCACATCAACGGCCGGTAATAGAACGAGACTCAAGAGATTCCCTTCACCCAATTGCTCAACAACACGGCCCCCGCATCACCACTCTTTTCCGGATGGAATTGCGTGGCCGCAAGTGGCCCATTCTCCACCGCCGCGACAAACGGCACGTGATGGGTCGCCCAGGTCACCAGCGGCCGCGCGATGGGCGACTCTGCCGGGGTTTCCAGCTCCCATTTCTGCACCGCGTAGGAGTGCACAAAATAGAAACGCGTATCGGAGTCCAGCCCGGCGAACAGTGCGGAACCCGCTGCCGCGTCCACGGTGTTCCACCCCATGTGCGGAATCACCGGCGCGTCAAGGCGACTGACCACGCCCGGCCACTGGCCGCAGCCCTGTGTGTCGACGCCGAACTCGATGCCGTGGCTGAACAAGATCTGCATTCCCACACAGATCCCCAGCACCGGGCGCCCGCCGGATAGCCGGATGTCGATGATGCGTTCACCATCGATGCCGCGCAAGCCCTCCATGCACGCTGCGAAAGCGCCCACACCGGGCACCACCAGTCCGTCGGCGTTGAGCGCGACGTTGGCGTCGGCAGTCACCGTGACATCGGCGCCCACCCTTTCCAGGGCGCGCTGCGCGGACCTGAGGTTGCCCGAGCCGTAATCGAGGACAACGACTTTCGGTCCAGCACCGGTCACAGGCTGCCCTTAGTCGACGGCACACCCGTCACCCGGGGGTCAGGCTCGACGGCCTGGCGCAGCGCGCGGGCCACTGCCTTGTACTGGGCCTCGGTGATGTGGTGCGGGTCGCGGCCGTACAGCGTGCGTACGTGCAGCGCGATGCGCGCGTTGAGCGCGAGCGACTCGAACACATGCGCGTTGATGACGGTGTGGTACGGAACCGATGAACCGGCAATTGTGGTGTGCAGCAGGTGATCCGGCTCTCCAGTGTGCACACAATAGGGGCGGCCCGACACATCCACCGCGGCGTGGGCCAGGGTCTCATCCATGGGGATGAAGGCATCGCCGAACCTGCGGATTCCCTTCTTGTCCCCCAGTGCCTCTGCCAGTGCCTGCCCCAGCGTGATAGCAGTGTCTTCAACCGTGTGGTGCGCCTCGATCTCGGTGTCGCCCTTGGCCGTGATCTTCAGATCAAAGCTGGCGTGCGTACCCAAGGCGTTCAACATGTGGTCGTAGAACGGCACGCCGGTATCGATATGCACCTGTCCCGTTCCATCCAGGTTCAGTTCCACCACGATGTCCGACTCACGGGTGGCCCGTGCCACGCGCGCTATGCGCGCCTGGGCTGGAACAGTCATGATGCCTCCACTTCTAGGTCGGTCGCTGCCAGACTGTCGCTGACTTTCAGGAACACATCATTCTCGCTCGCCAGTCCGACGGTGACGCGCAGATAGCCCGGAATGCCGACATCCCGGATGAGAACTCCCGCATCGAGATATCGCTGCCAACTTGCCGCGGAATCCGCGAACCGGCCGAACAGGACGAAGTTGGCATCACTGGGTATCACCCGGAAACCGCTGGCTGACAACGCCTCAGACACCCGGATACGCTCGGCGACCAATGTCGCGACACTGCCGAGGGTCTCGGTGCGGTGCTTCACCGCGGCGCGTGCGGCAGCCTGGGTCAGCACCGAGAGGTGGTACGGCAGCCGCACCAGCAACAGCGCGTCGATCACCGCCGGTGCCGCCACCAGATATCCGAGCCTGCCTCCCGCAAAAGCGAATGCCTTGCTCATGGTGCGGCTCACGATGAGTTTTGCCGGATACTCATCCACCAGGGTGATACCACTGGGCGCCGCCGAGAACTCACCGTAGGCCTCGTCGAGGATTACTACGCCCGGCGCCTCATCCAGGATCTGGCGCAGGTCATCCAGCGGAACCGACTGCCCCGTTGGGTTGTTGGGGCTCGTCACGAAGACCACATCGGGCTGACGGTCCCGCACCGCCGCCACCGCCGCGCCCACATCCAGTGCGAAATCCTCCGCGCGCCGCGCCTGCAGCCATTCGGTTTGAGTTCCGTCCGAGATGATGGGGTGCATCGAGTAGGAAGGCGTGAACCCCAGCGCGGTGCGCCCCGGCCCGCCGAAGGCCTGCAGCAGCTGCTGCAGCACTTCGTTGGAACCGTTTGCCGCCCACACATTCTCTACCGCGACCGGCACACTGGTCTGCTCCGTCAGATACCCGGCCAGATCCGCGCGCAGAGCCGTCGCGTCGCGATCCGGATAGCGGTGCAGCTCCGCGGCCACCTCGCGGATGGATGCGGCGACGTCATCGACCAGTCCGGCCGACGGCTCATGCGGGTTCTCGTTGGTGTTCAGCCGCACCGGCACCGTCAATTGCGGTGCGCCGTAGGGACTCTTACCGCGCAGGCTGTCACGCAACGGCAGGTCCTCCAGGCGGGCCGAACCGCCGATCGGAGCGCTCATGATCGCTCGAACCTGCGTCGAACAGCTTCACCGTGTGCGGGCAAGTTCTCGGCGTTGGCGAGTGTGATCACATGCCCGGCAACCTCTTTGAGAGCCGCCTCGGTGTAGTCCACGATGTGGATTCCGCGCAGGAAGGTCTGCACGGACAGCCCGCTGGAATGCCGCGCGCACCCGG
Coding sequences within:
- a CDS encoding histidinol-phosphate transaminase, whose product is MSAPIGGSARLEDLPLRDSLRGKSPYGAPQLTVPVRLNTNENPHEPSAGLVDDVAASIREVAAELHRYPDRDATALRADLAGYLTEQTSVPVAVENVWAANGSNEVLQQLLQAFGGPGRTALGFTPSYSMHPIISDGTQTEWLQARRAEDFALDVGAAVAAVRDRQPDVVFVTSPNNPTGQSVPLDDLRQILDEAPGVVILDEAYGEFSAAPSGITLVDEYPAKLIVSRTMSKAFAFAGGRLGYLVAAPAVIDALLLVRLPYHLSVLTQAAARAAVKHRTETLGSVATLVAERIRVSEALSASGFRVIPSDANFVLFGRFADSAASWQRYLDAGVLIRDVGIPGYLRVTVGLASENDVFLKVSDSLAATDLEVEAS
- the priA gene encoding bifunctional 1-(5-phosphoribosyl)-5-((5-phosphoribosylamino)methylideneamino)imidazole-4-carboxamide isomerase/phosphoribosylanthranilate isomerase PriA, coding for MSLVLLPAVDVADGQAVRLVQGKAGSETTYGSPRDAALAWQNDGAEWVHLVDLDAAFGRGSNRELLAQVVGELDVKVELSGGIRDDESLTAALATGCARVNLGTAALEDPEWCASAIARHGERVAVGLDVEIVDGAHRLRGRGWVSDGGDLWEVLERLRAQGCSRYVVTDVTKDGTLTGPNLELLAQVAGVANAPVIASGGVSSLDDLRAIAELTGAGVEGAIVGKALYAGRFTLPDAIAAVS
- the hisB gene encoding imidazoleglycerol-phosphate dehydratase HisB; amino-acid sequence: MTVPAQARIARVARATRESDIVVELNLDGTGQVHIDTGVPFYDHMLNALGTHASFDLKITAKGDTEIEAHHTVEDTAITLGQALAEALGDKKGIRRFGDAFIPMDETLAHAAVDVSGRPYCVHTGEPDHLLHTTIAGSSVPYHTVINAHVFESLALNARIALHVRTLYGRDPHHITEAQYKAVARALRQAVEPDPRVTGVPSTKGSL
- the hisH gene encoding imidazole glycerol phosphate synthase subunit HisH, producing the protein MTGAGPKVVVLDYGSGNLRSAQRALERVGADVTVTADANVALNADGLVVPGVGAFAACMEGLRGIDGERIIDIRLSGGRPVLGICVGMQILFSHGIEFGVDTQGCGQWPGVVSRLDAPVIPHMGWNTVDAAAGSALFAGLDSDTRFYFVHSYAVQKWELETPAESPIARPLVTWATHHVPFVAAVENGPLAATQFHPEKSGDAGAVLLSNWVKGIS